A region of Culicoides brevitarsis isolate CSIRO-B50_1 chromosome 1, AGI_CSIRO_Cbre_v1, whole genome shotgun sequence DNA encodes the following proteins:
- the LOC134827095 gene encoding battenin-like isoform X1 yields the protein MSETASYTSNSSKKGLWRDLSAYWILGLCNNFGYVVMLTAAHDIIHDLSEGENGPQTDPDFKRECNKLSTGAILLADIVPALCVKLFAPFLPFFIYIRMTFVVLLSIVSLLLVAYAKVVWIALFGVILTSLSAGLGEVTLLSYTSRFNKNTVSTWSSGTGGAGVFASLSYSTMRQAGLSTKTSLLIMLCVPVVQSLVFIFLLKHPSSDKNYTISLEKIKNLNQSTEDITENDANKPLIGFSEKLRYIPSLFKYIIPLFLVNIFEYVINQGFFELIYFENSFLDHKAQYRWYQVTHNVGIFIARSSVNLFRVRWLWLMAIFQGIDVLLFSLEAVFWLSPSIWIVFALTFWEGLLGGCAYVNTFYRISEEVPAAKRIFAISITAFSKTAGIASAGWIAMPTHNAICKIPTPNRGF from the exons atgtctgaAACAGCAAGTTACACTTCAAACTCAAGCAAAAAAGGATTATGGCGCGACTTGAGTGCTTATTGGATCCTCGGATTGTGCAATAATTTCGGATATGTCGTGATGCTGACAGCTGCTCATGATATTATTCATGATTTATCTGAGGGAGAAAATGGA ccaCAAACTGATCCAGATTTCAAACGTGAATGCAATAAATTGTCAACAGGAGCAATTTTGTTAGCGGATATCGTTCCTGCTTTGTGTGTGAAGTTATTTGCtccatttttaccttttttcattta taTTCGAATGACTTTTGTTGTACTTTTGTCAATTGTCTCACTTCTTCTCGTCGCTTATGCAAAAGTTGTTTGGATCGCCTTATTTGGAGTTATTTTGACAAGTCTCAGTGCCGGATTGGGAGAAGTCACGTTACTCAGTTACACAAGtcgatttaacaaaaatacagTTTCAACTTGGAGCTCGGGAACAGGAGGCGCCGGAGTTTTTGCTTCGTTATCTTACTCAACGATGCGTCAAGCGGGTCTCAGTACGAAAACTTCTCTTCTCATCATGCTTTGTGTTCCCGTTGTACAAAgcttagtttttatttttctcctgAAACATCCGTCTTCtgataaaaattacacaatttcgttggaaaaaattaaaaatctcaacCAAAGTACTGAAGACATCACAGAAAACGACGCAAACAAGCCTCTTATtggattttcagaaaaattacgtTACATTCCATCGCTTTTCAAATACATCATTCCCCTGTTTTTGGTCAACATTTTCGAATATGTCATCAATCAAGGCTTTTTTGAGctaatttactttgaaaattcattcttGGATCACAAAGCGCAATATCGTTGGTACCAAGTAACCCATAATGTTGGTATTTTCATTGCCCGAAGCTCCGTTAATTTGTTCCGTGTTCGATGGTTGTGGCTTATGGCAATTTTTCAAGGCATCGATGTACTTTTATTTTCACTCGAAGCTGTTTTCTGGCTTTCACCGAGCATTTGGATCGTATTTGCTCTTACTTTTTGGGAGGGACTGCTCGGAGGTTGTGCGTATGTCAAtactttttatcgaatttcagAAGAAGTTCCAGCAGCAAAACGAATTTTTGCCATTAGTATCACGGCGTTTTCAAAAACTGCGGGAATTGCATCAGCTG gatGGATTGCAATGCCAACACATAATGCAATTTGTAAAATTCCGACACCTAATCGAGGGttttaa
- the LOC134827095 gene encoding battenin-like isoform X2, whose amino-acid sequence MSETASYTSNSSKKGLWRDLSAYWILGLCNNFGYVVMLTAAHDIIHDLSEGENGPQTDPDFKRECNKLSTGAILLADIVPAFIRMTFVVLLSIVSLLLVAYAKVVWIALFGVILTSLSAGLGEVTLLSYTSRFNKNTVSTWSSGTGGAGVFASLSYSTMRQAGLSTKTSLLIMLCVPVVQSLVFIFLLKHPSSDKNYTISLEKIKNLNQSTEDITENDANKPLIGFSEKLRYIPSLFKYIIPLFLVNIFEYVINQGFFELIYFENSFLDHKAQYRWYQVTHNVGIFIARSSVNLFRVRWLWLMAIFQGIDVLLFSLEAVFWLSPSIWIVFALTFWEGLLGGCAYVNTFYRISEEVPAAKRIFAISITAFSKTAGIASAGWIAMPTHNAICKIPTPNRGF is encoded by the exons atgtctgaAACAGCAAGTTACACTTCAAACTCAAGCAAAAAAGGATTATGGCGCGACTTGAGTGCTTATTGGATCCTCGGATTGTGCAATAATTTCGGATATGTCGTGATGCTGACAGCTGCTCATGATATTATTCATGATTTATCTGAGGGAGAAAATGGA ccaCAAACTGATCCAGATTTCAAACGTGAATGCAATAAATTGTCAACAGGAGCAATTTTGTTAGCGGATATCGTTCCTGCTTT taTTCGAATGACTTTTGTTGTACTTTTGTCAATTGTCTCACTTCTTCTCGTCGCTTATGCAAAAGTTGTTTGGATCGCCTTATTTGGAGTTATTTTGACAAGTCTCAGTGCCGGATTGGGAGAAGTCACGTTACTCAGTTACACAAGtcgatttaacaaaaatacagTTTCAACTTGGAGCTCGGGAACAGGAGGCGCCGGAGTTTTTGCTTCGTTATCTTACTCAACGATGCGTCAAGCGGGTCTCAGTACGAAAACTTCTCTTCTCATCATGCTTTGTGTTCCCGTTGTACAAAgcttagtttttatttttctcctgAAACATCCGTCTTCtgataaaaattacacaatttcgttggaaaaaattaaaaatctcaacCAAAGTACTGAAGACATCACAGAAAACGACGCAAACAAGCCTCTTATtggattttcagaaaaattacgtTACATTCCATCGCTTTTCAAATACATCATTCCCCTGTTTTTGGTCAACATTTTCGAATATGTCATCAATCAAGGCTTTTTTGAGctaatttactttgaaaattcattcttGGATCACAAAGCGCAATATCGTTGGTACCAAGTAACCCATAATGTTGGTATTTTCATTGCCCGAAGCTCCGTTAATTTGTTCCGTGTTCGATGGTTGTGGCTTATGGCAATTTTTCAAGGCATCGATGTACTTTTATTTTCACTCGAAGCTGTTTTCTGGCTTTCACCGAGCATTTGGATCGTATTTGCTCTTACTTTTTGGGAGGGACTGCTCGGAGGTTGTGCGTATGTCAAtactttttatcgaatttcagAAGAAGTTCCAGCAGCAAAACGAATTTTTGCCATTAGTATCACGGCGTTTTCAAAAACTGCGGGAATTGCATCAGCTG gatGGATTGCAATGCCAACACATAATGCAATTTGTAAAATTCCGACACCTAATCGAGGGttttaa
- the LOC134827180 gene encoding battenin-like, whose product MTEIQEEDDKFLSKEIKIPENNEKKGLWRNLTAFWILGLCNNFGYVVMLTAAHDIIHDLSAGENGPQTDPDFKRECNKLSAGVILLADIFPALCVKLVAPFLPFYIYFQMTICVLLSVGSFILVAYAEAVWIAIIGVILTSISAGLGEVTLLSYTSRFNKNSVSTWSSGTGGAGIFGSLSYSAMTQAGLSTKSTLLIMTFVPILEAVVFIFLLEHPKNAENCEKIPLQKSKNDPDSKETEAEKNLVTFFDKLRYIPSLFKYIIPLLLGNICDNLINQAFSELIYFNNIFLDQKAQYRWYQVTYQIGVFISRSSVNVFKVRLLWLMAVLQGINVVLFSLEAVFWFIPSIWIVFAFILWEGLLGGSAYVNTFYRISEEIPPANRVFAISITAFSKTAGIALAGWLAMPTHNAICKVPTPNRLN is encoded by the exons ATGACTGAAATTCAGGAAGaagatgacaaatttttatcaaaagaaataaaaattcctgaaaataatgagaaaaaaggaTTATGGAGAAATTTAACTGCATTTTGGATTCTTGGACTTTGCAATAATTTCGGATATGTGGTAATGTTAACGGCAGCTCATGATATTATTCATGATTTATCTGCAGGAGAAAATGga ccACAAACCGATCCAGATTTCAAACGTGAATGCAATAAATTGTCGGCAGGAGTAATTTTACTGGCAGATATTTTTCCAGCTTTATGCGTGAAACTTGTGGCGccttttttaccattttataTTTA ctttcaaaTGACGATTTGTGTGCTTTTATCAGTTGGTTCATTTATTCTCGTTGCCTATGCTGAAGCTGTTTGGATTGCCATCATTGGAGTTATTTTGACGAGTATCAGTGCCGGATTAGGAGAAGTCACTTTATTGAGTTACACGAGcagatttaacaaaaattcagtATCAACATGGAGCTCAGGAACAGGCGGAGCAGGAATTTTCGGGTCACTTTCTTACTCGGCGATGACTCAAGCGGGTTTAAGTACTAAAAGTACTTTGCTGATAATGACTTTTGTGCCGATTTTGGAAGctgttgtttttatatttttgcttgaacatcccaaaaatgcagaaaattgtgaaaaaattcctttacaaaagtcaaaaaatgatcCAGATTCAAAGGAAActgaagctgaaaaaaatcttgtgacttttttcgataaattacgTTACATTCCATCGTTATTCAAGTACATCATCCCTCTTCTCCTTGGAAACATTTGCGACAATCTCATAAATCAAGCATTTTCTGAGCTCATCTACTTCAACAACATCTTCCTCGACCAAAAAGCGCAATATCGCTGGTATCAAGTAACTTACCAGATTGGAGTTTTCATCTCGAGAAGTTCCGTTAACGTCTTTAAAGTGCGTTTATTGTGGCTGATGGCAGTTTTGCAAGGCATCAATGTCGTTTTGTTCTCGTTGGAAGCAGTTTTTTGGTTCATTCCGAGCATTTGGATCGTTTTTGCCTTCATCCTGTGGGAAGGATTGCTTGGCGGAAGTGCTTATGTCAACACATTTTACAGAATTTCAGAAGAAATCCCACCCGCAAATCGCGTTTTCGCAATAAGTATCACTGCATTTTCAAAAACTGCGGGAATAGCTCTTGctg GATGGCTCGCGATGCCAACTCATAACGCCATATGCAAAGTCCCGACCCCAAATCGGCTTAATTGA
- the LOC134827181 gene encoding battenin-like → MSETANNDNNSSAKKGLWRDLTAYWILGLCNNFGYVVMLTAAHDIIHDLSAGGDDPETDPDFKRDCNKLSTGAILLADILPALFVKLVAPFLPFYVYIRVSICVLLAAGSFALVAYAEVVWVAIIGVVLTSLSSGLGEVTLLSYTSRFNKNVVSTWSSGTGGAGILGAISYSAMTQAGLSSKATLLVMISVPVLEAFVFGLLLRHPSADANNDNSETNTISSEEKTADGSADPLSEDEKPLVGFAAKIRYIPSLFKFIIPLLLVYLFEYFINQALFELIYFEDAFIDQKAQYRWYQVTYQIGVFISRSSVNVFKVRLLWLMAVLQGINVVLFSLEAVFWFVPSIWIVFAFILWEGLLGGGAYVNTFYRISEEIPAAKRMFALSATVFSDSAGIALAGWFSMPTHNAICKLPIPNRF, encoded by the exons atgagtgaAACAGCAAATAATGACAACAACTCATCCGCTAAAAAAGGATTATGGCGAGACCTGACCGCATATTGGATCCTCGGATTAT gCAACAACTTTGGTTATGTAGTGATGTTAACGGCCGCTCACGATATCATTCATGATTTATCCGCGGGAGGCGACGAT CCAGAAACGGATCCAGATTTCAAACGAGATTGCAACAAGTTGTCAACGGGAGCGATTTTGCTCGCGGATATTCTGCCAGCGTTATTTGTGAAACTTGTGGCGCCTTTTTTGCCGTTTTATGTTTA tattcgTGTATCAATTTGTGTGCTGTTAGCTGCCGGTTCCTTCGCTCTCGTCGCATATGCGGAAGTTGTTTGGGTCGCAATAATCGGAGTTGTGCTTACAAGTTTAAGTTCCGGCCTTGGCGAAGTCACGTTACTGAGTTACACGAGCAGATTCAACAAAAATGTCGTATCGACATGGAGTTCAGGTACAGGCGGCGCCGGAATTTTGGGCGCAATTTCGTATTCGGCGATGACTCAAGCGGGTTTGAGTTCAAAAGCGACGTTGCTTGTGATGATTTCGGTTCCGGTGTTGGAAgcatttgtttttgggctgcTTCTGCGTCATCCTTCAGCTGATGCGAACAACGATAACTCCGAAACGAACACAATTTCGTCGGAGGAAAAGACAGCGGATGGCAGTGCGGATCCCTTGAGCGAAGATGAGAAGCCTTTAGTTGGATTTGCGGCAAAAATTCGTTACATCCCATCGTTGTTCAAATTCATCATTCCCTTGTTGTTGGTGTATCTCtttgaatatttcataaatcaaGCACTTTTCGAGCTAATTTACTTCGAAGACGCTTTCATCGACCAAAAAGCGCAATATCGCTGGTATCAAGTAACTTACCAGATTGGAGTTTTCATCTCGAGAAGTTCCGTTAACGTCTTTAAAGTGCGTTTATTGTGGCTGATGGCAGTTTTGCAAGGCATCAATGTCGTTTTGTTCTCGTTGGAAGCCGTTTTTTGGTTTGTTCCGAGCATTTGGATCGTTTTTGCCTTCATCCTGTGGGAAGGATTGCTCGGCGGAGGTGCTTATGTCAATACGTTCTACAGAATTTCGGAAGAAATTCCCGCTGCGAAACGTATGTTCGCCCTCAGTGCAACCGTTTTCTCCGATTCAGCTGGTATTGCCTTAGCTG gatgGTTCTCGATGCCCACTCATAACGCCATTTGCAAACTTCCGATCCCAAATCGCTTCTaa
- the LOC134837266 gene encoding F-box/LRR-repeat protein 7-like, with translation MEETSGDLFSQIPMEIIIKIFMYLHPSDVEAASLVCERFYDASRYFRFMDQRVLSLHKINFSDYEGPVARLSESSRYFSNIVLYVVRFSDYNHFWCTFGRFVKSLTLKMCIVKKDKFLSILSFLPNLETLTIYDCNELVNRWTDDGFEDMVKPSLLKLKRINLQKITLLKPHVFDYLFSMAPNLETLEISECFTDCIDAVARVKIVDHAILSLAKKAKKGFKNLNLLGTHIDDIALLKLAEVPNLRLEQLSLTFTGRISNPGMLDLLKVQTNLTSLDLSDSMNLLDYCLMLICSKMPHLKELKLKRCVMITDIGIREIAHLKELLVLDITGCERISDKGFLEGVKGQKWSQWKEYLEELYIGSTNGFTEYTLSMVTSMFLYITKLDVSSSGNCITDYTMQLINKNLVKLRFLNAECCGKISDAGICAEGFVDDRCSFYYPYRISRLKGLQVLRLSGVYQITDVSLRHFRLLELKELTLARCQLITEVGIEFLAKYCPSLEFIDLTECQNINDYCIELMTSYLQRLLCLRVICCNQLTDLSIDSVVANCTRIKTIYIRGCNLITYGALQTLCKVSSLKNIYTNYEAVDDGL, from the exons atggaggAAACGTCGGGTGATTTGTTTAGTCAGATACCGATGgag ataattataaaaatattcatgtacTTGCACCCGTCTGACGTCGAAGCGGCGTCTCTTGTCTGCGAACGCTTCTACGACGCTTCCCGCTATTTTCGCTTCATGGATCAACGAGTACTTAGCCTGcataaaatcaacttttcCGACTACGAAGGACCCGTAGCGCGCCTTTCAGAGTCCTCAAGATATTTTTCCAACATCGTTTTGTATGTCGTGCGTTTCAGCGATTACAACCATTTTTGGTGCACTTTTGGTCGTTTCGTCAAATCGCTCACCCTGAAAATGTGCATcgtgaaaaaagataaatttctgtcgattttgagttttttaccgAATCTCGAGACACTCACGATCTACGATTGCAACGAATTGGTGAATCGCTGGACTGATGATGGATTCGAAGATATGGTGAAACCTTCGTTGTTGAAGCTAAAAcggataaatttacaaaaaattaccttattGAAGCCACATGTGTTCGATTATCTCTTCAGCATGGCTCCAAATTTGGAAACTCTTGAAATTTCCGAGTGTTTCACGGATTGCATTGATGCCGTTGCGCGTGTCAAAATCGTGGATCATGCAATTTTGTCACTTGCGAAGAAAGCTAAGAagggatttaaaaatttaaatttacttggAACCCACATTGATGACATCGCGTTGTTAAAATTAGCGGAAGTACCGAATTTAAGGCTGGAACAGCTCAGTTTGACGTTCACGGGAAGGATTTCGAACCCGGGAATGCTGGATTTGTTGAAAGTTCAAACGAATTTGACGAGTTTGGATCTGAGTGACTCGATGAATTTGCTGGATTATTGTTTGATGTTGATTTGTAGCAAAATGCCTCACTTGAAAGAGCTGAAATTGAAGAGATGTGTGATGATAACTGACATTGGCATACGAGAAATTGCCCATTTGAAGGAGTTGTTGGTGTTGGATATCACGGGATGTGAAAGAATTTCAGACAAAGGCTTTTTGGAAGGTGTCAAAGGACAAAAATGGTCACAATGGAAGGAATATTTGGAAGAATTGTACATTGGATCGACAAATGGCTTCACGGAATATACTTTATCGATGGTGACGAGCATGTTTTTGTACATAACTAAGTTAG atgTTAGTAGCTCCGGAAATTGCATCACGGATTACACAATGCagttaattaacaaaaatttggtcaaattAAGATTTCTTAATGCTGAATGTTGtggaaaa ATCTCCGACGCCGGCATCTGCGCCGAAGGCTTTGTCGACGATCGTTGCAGCTTCTACTACCCCTATCGCATCTCACGCCTCAAAGGACTCCAAGTGCTTCGTCTCAGCGGAGTTTATCAAATCACAGACGTCTCTTTGCGTCATTTTCGCTTACTTGAACTCAAAGAACTCACTTTAGCTCGATGccaatta atTACGGAAGTTGGCATTGAATTTCTCGCAAAATATTGTCCGTCATTGGAGTTCATCGATCTCACCGAATGCCAAAACATCAACGATTACTGCATTGAACTGATGACGAGTTATCTGCAACGCTTGCTGTGTCTCCGAGTAATTTGTTGTAATCAGCTGACAGATTTGAGCATCGATTCTGTGGTCGCTAATTGCACGAGAATAAAAACAATCTACATACGGGGCTGCAATCTCATCACGTATGGCGCACTACAAACGCTGTGCAAGGTGTCGTCATTGAAGAATATTTATACGAATTACGAAGCGGTCGATGATggtctataa